A region of the Candidatus Cloacimonadota bacterium genome:
TAACTATGTAAAGATTTTCATAATGGGGAGCGATATAATATTTAACGCCTTGTTTGCGAGGCTGAATGAGATTGAATTTCCCCAACGGAGTTTTTGAATTGAGATAGCGGATTTCCGAAGTGGTTTTGCTACCGGAACTCAAAATTATTTTTTCATCGTCTAAAGACCGATACATCCAGACATAAAATGCCTGAGCCGGTTCGGAGAAAATCATTTTGTCATTCGCGATTGGTTCTCCCAAGGTGTGCCGGAAAACTTTTTCGGTTCTGCCGGAGATATCCTCAGTGATATAAAAAATAATATTTTCGCTTCCCCAGCAAATATCTCCTACAGGATAGGCACGATCCGGCAGAATTTTATTTTCGTTTAAGTCTTTTATGTAAAGAGTATATTTTTCAGCACCGGTTGTATCCACTCCATAAGCGACCATATCCTGATTTGGGTTGAGAGAAATATAACTCACATCGCAGAAAGTGTAATTCTCTGCGATTTTGTTTGGATTTAAGACTATCTCTTCAGGGTTTTCCAACGAGTTTTTTTTGCGGCAGTAAATTGAGTATTGTTTTCCCTTGATTTTTTTCCAATAATAATAAAAACTATCACGTTTTACAGGCACAGAAAGATCAGTTTCCTCCATCCTGCCAATTATTTCTCTATAAATTTTGTTTTGTAGTTTTTCCGTATGCCGGAGCATTTTCCCCGTGTAATCATTTTCTGCGTGAATATAATCCAAAACTTTTTGTTCGGAGCGGGTTTTATCTTTCAGCCAACTGTAATTATCTATTATCTCCATTCCGTGAACCCGCAAAGTATCAGGAATCTGCTCTGCTGCGGGAGGGCTGAGTTGGAAAGAGATTTTGGTTGTGTCCGGTTGAAATTCCTGCGGATCAATGTTTTTTTTCGAGTGCAAACCGAGACATGATAAGAGTGAGAAAATAATCGAAATTAATAATATCGGGAGAAATATTTTTTTCATTATACCTTCTTTGATTTGTTTTTTATTTTTTGTTTGCTCATATTAATTCCTTTTAAAATTCCCCTCTTGTAGAGGGGTGCCCGATTTATCGGGTGGGGTGTTTCTCATCAACTCCTCGCACCTTTCCTTCAAATTCTCTATAACGCCATTTAGATTTCTTTTAATATCAAAATCACCATAACGGATTATTTGCAAATTTAAACTTTCTAAATAATGTTCTCTCCTTTTATCATATTCAACTTTATCATTATGGCTACTTCCATCTATCTCCACAACCAAGGAAAGTGCCGGACAATAAAAATCTACAATGTAGTTGCCGATTATTTTTTGTCGGTGAAAATCTAATTTGAAAATTTTTCCTTTTTTTACCTGCATCCAAAAAAGCACTTCGGGTAGATTGCCTGCTTTTCTTAAATCTTTAGCTCTCTCCTTTAATTTGGGATTGTAAGGGAGGTTTTTGTAGTTTTTGAATATTTTTTGTTTATTGGTTTCTGTATTATTTAACACCCCACGGCTAAAGCCGCACCCCTCTGCAAGAGGGGAATTTTTTGACTTTGTTTGTGGGAGATTGGATTTATTATTGTTCATAAGTTTAATATTCCTCTTTTTTCAGACTCGACTTGAGAGCCATTTGTCTTTGCAAAACGAAGTGAAGACAGAAGTGCCGATCTGAGAATGAAAATTAATTCACCGAATTTTAAAATTTTCACACTCTCTATCCGTTAAAGTAAATTCAGGATCAACAATTTTTACTTCCCTGTATGTTAATTCGTAGAGTTTGTAAACCATTA
Encoded here:
- a CDS encoding DUF559 domain-containing protein produces the protein MFKNYKNLPYNPKLKERAKDLRKAGNLPEVLFWMQVKKGKIFKLDFHRQKIIGNYIVDFYCPALSLVVEIDGSSHNDKVEYDKRREHYLESLNLQIIRYGDFDIKRNLNGVIENLKERCEELMRNTPPDKSGTPLQEGNFKRN